In a genomic window of Lycium ferocissimum isolate CSIRO_LF1 unplaced genomic scaffold, AGI_CSIRO_Lferr_CH_V1 ctg67, whole genome shotgun sequence:
- the LOC132045449 gene encoding uncharacterized protein LOC132045449 isoform X2, with translation MFYTSLIKYCPNTEEEHAISQGNDANEIQASTVKEIQRGEQRGNHSELPAEAAEGDDNLKDANIKEQQSGPWRSYQNQNYRGNRNGSGGGGRRGYSDSRGGRGRGGSYQKGGRNQYYDQSNNYYQKSYYNNYRGRGGSRGSGGPRIFTKWVQYIKNI, from the exons ATGTTTTACACTTCGCTTATCAAATACTGTCCAAACACG GAAGAAGAACACGCAATTTCTCAGGGAAATGATGCCAATGAAATCCAGGCTAGTACTGTCAAAGAAATCCAGAGG GGGGAACAGAGGGGAAACCATTCTGAACTACCAGCTGAAGCAGCAGAAGGTGATGATAATTTGAAGGATGCGAATATCAAGGAGCAACAGTCCGGGCCCTGGAGGTCATATCAGAATCAAAACTACAGGGGTAATCGCAATGGGAGTGGAGGAGGAGGCCGTAGGGGATATTCTGATAGCCGTGGAGGGCGTGGTAGGGGCGGGTCCTACCAGAAAGGTGGCCGCAACCAATATTATGATCAATCTAATAACTACTACCAGAAGAGCTATTATAACAATTATAGGGGAAGAGGAGGTAGCAGAGGCAGTGGCGGACCGAGAATTTTCACCAAGTGGGTTCAATATataaagaatatataa
- the LOC132045449 gene encoding uncharacterized protein LOC132045449 isoform X1, translating into MLSLPFPESLQVYHAFTRSRVTILSNAFNVLHFAYQILSKHGLRIKEEEEHAISQGNDANEIQASTVKEIQRGEQRGNHSELPAEAAEGDDNLKDANIKEQQSGPWRSYQNQNYRGNRNGSGGGGRRGYSDSRGGRGRGGSYQKGGRNQYYDQSNNYYQKSYYNNYRGRGGSRGSGGPRIFTKWVQYIKNI; encoded by the exons ATGTTATCCTTGCCATTTCCAGAAAGTTTGCAGGTGTACCATGCTTTTACCAGGTCTCGTGTGACCATATTGAGCAACGCATTTAATGTTTTACACTTCGCTTATCAAATACTGTCCAAACACG GGCTGCGCATCAAAGAG GAAGAAGAACACGCAATTTCTCAGGGAAATGATGCCAATGAAATCCAGGCTAGTACTGTCAAAGAAATCCAGAGG GGGGAACAGAGGGGAAACCATTCTGAACTACCAGCTGAAGCAGCAGAAGGTGATGATAATTTGAAGGATGCGAATATCAAGGAGCAACAGTCCGGGCCCTGGAGGTCATATCAGAATCAAAACTACAGGGGTAATCGCAATGGGAGTGGAGGAGGAGGCCGTAGGGGATATTCTGATAGCCGTGGAGGGCGTGGTAGGGGCGGGTCCTACCAGAAAGGTGGCCGCAACCAATATTATGATCAATCTAATAACTACTACCAGAAGAGCTATTATAACAATTATAGGGGAAGAGGAGGTAGCAGAGGCAGTGGCGGACCGAGAATTTTCACCAAGTGGGTTCAATATataaagaatatataa